From the genome of Pukyongia salina, one region includes:
- a CDS encoding diacylglycerol kinase: MWNTYLGKRLLGFKYATKGAWMLLKNEASIQVQLVVAIGITIAGFYYNISTTEWIAQTLAIGLVMSIEGLNTAAEEIANFVHPDFHNKIGYIKDVAAGAVFFSAIAAIIIACLIYIPKF; this comes from the coding sequence ATGTGGAACACCTATCTTGGCAAACGCCTGCTAGGCTTTAAATATGCGACTAAAGGAGCCTGGATGCTGCTTAAAAATGAAGCTAGTATTCAGGTTCAACTGGTCGTCGCAATAGGAATTACCATTGCGGGATTCTATTACAACATTTCCACCACCGAATGGATCGCACAAACCTTGGCAATTGGGTTGGTGATGAGCATTGAAGGCCTTAATACGGCCGCAGAAGAGATCGCGAATTTTGTTCATCCCGATTTTCACAATAAGATAGGGTATATAAAAGATGTGGCGGCAGGTGCGGTATTCTTTTCGGCCATAGCGGCCATCATAATTGCTTGCCTAATATATATTCCGAAGTTCTAA
- the tpx gene encoding thiol peroxidase — protein MAKITLGGNPAETIGDLPAVGSQAPDFKLVAIDMSEKTMNDFTGRKLILNIFPSVNTGVCSASVRRFNTEATKADNTTVLCISKDLPFAQQQFCAAEGLENVVMLSDFKTGQFGVDYGVTAVGSAFDGLLSRAVVVLDDTGKVIYTEQVPEIGQEPDYEAALNAL, from the coding sequence ATGGCAAAAATAACTTTAGGCGGTAATCCCGCAGAAACCATTGGTGATCTTCCCGCGGTTGGAAGTCAGGCACCGGATTTTAAATTAGTAGCAATCGATATGAGTGAGAAGACCATGAACGATTTTACGGGTCGAAAACTTATCCTCAATATCTTTCCAAGTGTAAATACTGGAGTTTGTTCAGCCTCGGTGCGCAGGTTCAATACTGAAGCAACCAAAGCAGACAACACCACGGTGTTATGTATCTCCAAAGATCTTCCCTTCGCTCAACAACAGTTCTGCGCGGCAGAAGGACTAGAAAATGTAGTGATGTTATCCGATTTTAAAACAGGGCAGTTTGGGGTGGATTACGGTGTTACAGCCGTAGGTAGTGCATTCGACGGTCTCCTTTCACGAGCCGTAGTAGTACTGGACGATACCGGAAAGGTGATCTATACCGAGCAAGTACCTGAAATTGGACAGGAACCCGATTATGAAGCCGCGTTAAACGCACTTTAA
- the nhaC gene encoding Na+/H+ antiporter NhaC, with translation MKDEENISEFKIQDQKIVENIELNIWEALIPVIALVGMLFYNVYVFGDDALSGSNQFILLLGGAVAAIVGTFNKVSYKRMVEEVAENVKSTTGALLILLMVGALAGTWLISGVIPTMIYYGLQILNPTIFLASCVIICAVISIATGSSWTTSATVGIALIGIAEALGISLGMTAGAVLSGAYFGDKMSPLSDTTNLAPAMAGTDLFTHIKYMTYTTVPTIVITLIIFIFIGFGLDPKGAADTASILSSIDASFNINPWLFLVPALVIIMIIKKTPPLIALLAGTLFGAIAALVFQPDIVANIGGGTSMNFTNAYKGILNAITVETSVSTDNAALNDLFSAGGMSGMLSTIWLIICAMVFGGVMDAIGALARISRGLLSLFHTTFGLFASTVFSCLALNLTASDQYLAIVVPGKMYSKAFKDKGLAPENLSRTLEDSGTVTSVLVPWNTCGAYQSGVLGVPVLDYFGYAIFNWLSPFMTLLFAAFKIKIRQLTTSKVVSA, from the coding sequence ATGAAAGACGAAGAAAATATTTCAGAATTTAAAATACAGGACCAGAAAATTGTTGAGAATATAGAACTAAACATCTGGGAGGCACTAATTCCGGTAATAGCTCTGGTTGGAATGTTGTTTTACAATGTCTATGTTTTTGGTGATGATGCACTTAGTGGTAGTAACCAATTTATTCTTTTATTAGGAGGTGCTGTTGCGGCGATCGTAGGAACTTTTAATAAAGTGAGTTATAAGAGAATGGTAGAGGAAGTTGCCGAAAATGTAAAATCTACTACGGGTGCCTTACTCATTCTCCTAATGGTAGGCGCCCTGGCCGGTACCTGGTTAATAAGCGGGGTAATCCCAACTATGATCTACTATGGTTTACAAATCCTCAATCCAACCATATTTCTAGCTTCCTGCGTGATCATCTGTGCTGTTATATCGATCGCAACCGGGAGCAGCTGGACCACGTCGGCTACTGTAGGTATAGCCCTGATAGGAATAGCCGAAGCCCTGGGTATATCACTGGGAATGACTGCCGGAGCCGTCCTTTCGGGAGCGTATTTTGGTGATAAGATGTCACCTTTAAGCGACACCACAAATCTTGCACCTGCTATGGCCGGCACCGACCTATTCACGCATATTAAATATATGACGTATACAACAGTGCCTACAATCGTTATTACTTTAATCATCTTTATTTTCATAGGTTTTGGTCTGGACCCAAAAGGAGCGGCAGACACGGCTTCAATTCTAAGTTCTATAGATGCATCGTTCAATATAAATCCATGGCTCTTTTTAGTTCCTGCGCTGGTAATAATAATGATCATTAAAAAAACACCGCCGCTGATCGCTCTCCTGGCAGGAACACTTTTTGGTGCTATCGCTGCCCTTGTTTTTCAACCAGATATTGTTGCAAATATTGGTGGAGGAACTTCAATGAATTTCACAAATGCATACAAAGGCATCTTAAATGCCATCACCGTTGAGACTTCGGTAAGTACAGATAATGCTGCGCTAAACGATCTTTTTTCGGCTGGTGGAATGAGCGGCATGCTAAGTACTATCTGGTTAATTATTTGTGCGATGGTATTTGGTGGGGTTATGGATGCAATTGGTGCTCTTGCACGAATTAGCAGGGGGTTGTTGTCGTTATTTCACACCACTTTCGGCTTGTTCGCCAGTACAGTGTTTAGTTGCCTCGCATTAAACCTCACGGCTTCAGATCAATATCTGGCCATTGTGGTTCCGGGAAAGATGTACAGCAAGGCATTTAAAGATAAAGGCCTGGCACCCGAAAACCTTTCACGGACCCTGGAAGATAGTGGTACTGTGACCTCGGTACTCGTCCCCTGGAATACCTGTGGTGCATACCAGAGTGGCGTTTTAGGAGTACCGGTCTTAGATTACTTTGGTTATGCTATATTCAATTGGTTGAGTCCGTTTATGACGTTGCTCTTTGCTGCGTTCAAGATAAAGATCAGGCAACTTACCACTTCCAAAGTAGTTTCCGCATAA
- a CDS encoding tail fiber domain-containing protein, with translation MKSSLFVFVFLFFLNFAMAQVGIGTVAPDASSVLDISASDKGILIPQVSLADVSDTMLDGVNTAATGLLIYNTNASVTGGSGVGYYFFNGTSWEKMTTSAEPKWNLTGNTGTTSADFFGTIDNQPLNFRVNNQKAGIIDSTDTNTAFGYKGLTAITSGTLNTTLGYQSLENVTTSSGNTTMGYRSMRNHLGPGGHNTAIGTESMENGGAGSMNVAVGWRAMRADTIGDQNVAVGVGAMEYGAGTRAGVAVGRYALANDSYSITSTAVGFRSLYSQSFDNSGSTWTSYNTALGSYTLYSNNPTATNNGIYNTAVGGAALYSNTTGYINTAVGTVALYSNTTGSNNTAIGYNSQRNTIAASYNTSVGSYSLDANTTGHRNTAIGSVSLSENTTGIVNTAVGVDAMQQNLDGSYNVAMGYEALKAQTSASYNVGIGTYALGENTTGSENVAIGYVALRGVAASSTALGNTAVGFRSMEDVTTGNQNTGLGHYALSNVTSGGLNVGIGGGAMESNTIGTRNVGMGFWAMRFNTESNGNVAIGNQALYSQSFTNGGTSYNSYNVAVGYNALYANQPTAIAEGRYNTGLGLAAGDTNTTGAFNTLVGALSDVTSGNFTNSTAIGYAAQANASNMVRVGNPSVTTIGGSVAWSVLSDSRLKKNIREDVAGLDFVLKLRPVSYNYDDKLFVDEAFELIDNSEAKRLRHNGFIAQEVDNAAKTLGFDFIGVDTPKNSEDHYGLRYAMFVVPLVKSVQEQQLQIEAQNDKIIELSDKISEMDALLKVQQQEFAALKSLVSKLTSEQ, from the coding sequence ATGAAATCTTCATTATTTGTTTTCGTGTTTTTATTCTTTCTGAATTTCGCAATGGCTCAGGTAGGAATAGGAACAGTCGCACCCGATGCATCTTCTGTTCTTGATATTTCGGCTAGTGATAAAGGGATTCTAATTCCGCAGGTGTCTCTTGCCGATGTGAGTGACACCATGTTGGACGGAGTAAATACTGCTGCCACAGGATTGTTAATCTACAATACCAATGCATCGGTTACAGGTGGTTCCGGGGTAGGTTATTATTTTTTTAACGGCACCAGCTGGGAGAAAATGACAACTTCTGCGGAGCCAAAGTGGAATTTAACGGGAAATACCGGGACTACTTCGGCCGATTTCTTTGGGACCATAGATAATCAACCTTTAAATTTCCGGGTGAATAACCAGAAAGCTGGGATCATAGATTCTACCGATACCAACACAGCATTTGGATATAAAGGCCTAACGGCTATTACTTCAGGAACCTTAAATACCACTTTGGGATACCAATCCCTGGAAAACGTTACAACTTCCAGTGGAAATACAACCATGGGGTATCGAAGTATGAGAAATCATCTCGGGCCTGGTGGGCATAATACGGCTATTGGAACCGAATCCATGGAGAATGGAGGCGCCGGATCGATGAATGTAGCCGTTGGATGGCGAGCCATGCGCGCCGATACAATAGGGGATCAAAATGTTGCAGTTGGCGTGGGTGCGATGGAATATGGTGCCGGCACCAGAGCCGGGGTTGCAGTGGGTAGATATGCCCTGGCAAATGATTCTTATTCTATAACCAGTACTGCCGTTGGTTTTAGATCGCTTTATAGCCAGTCGTTCGATAATAGTGGTAGTACCTGGACTTCGTACAACACAGCTCTGGGATCGTATACATTATATTCCAATAATCCTACGGCTACCAATAATGGTATTTATAATACGGCAGTTGGAGGCGCAGCATTATATTCCAATACTACGGGCTATATCAATACTGCCGTAGGAACGGTGGCATTGTACTCTAACACAACAGGGTCTAATAATACAGCCATTGGCTATAACTCGCAACGAAATACTATTGCAGCTTCGTATAACACTTCTGTGGGATCCTATTCCTTAGATGCAAATACAACAGGGCACAGAAATACGGCCATTGGATCTGTGTCTTTGTCTGAAAACACTACAGGGATTGTAAATACAGCGGTAGGAGTGGATGCGATGCAGCAGAATCTGGATGGAAGTTATAACGTGGCTATGGGTTATGAGGCATTAAAAGCGCAAACGTCTGCCTCCTATAACGTAGGTATTGGAACGTATGCACTGGGTGAAAATACTACTGGTTCAGAGAATGTGGCGATTGGCTACGTGGCTTTAAGAGGTGTTGCTGCCAGTTCAACAGCACTAGGCAATACAGCGGTAGGTTTTAGAAGTATGGAAGATGTAACAACCGGGAATCAGAATACCGGTTTAGGGCACTACGCATTAAGTAATGTTACCTCAGGCGGCCTGAATGTGGGAATTGGTGGCGGGGCCATGGAATCGAACACCATTGGTACTAGAAACGTGGGAATGGGTTTTTGGGCAATGCGGTTCAATACCGAAAGTAATGGTAATGTGGCCATTGGTAACCAGGCATTGTACAGCCAGTCCTTTACAAATGGTGGTACCTCTTATAATTCTTACAATGTAGCTGTAGGTTATAATGCGTTGTACGCCAACCAGCCTACGGCAATTGCAGAAGGCCGATATAATACGGGTCTCGGACTCGCAGCCGGGGATACCAATACTACTGGAGCGTTTAATACCCTAGTTGGAGCGCTTTCCGATGTTACTTCAGGGAATTTTACAAATTCAACGGCCATAGGATATGCCGCACAGGCCAATGCAAGTAATATGGTGCGGGTAGGGAATCCTTCGGTAACCACTATTGGTGGTTCTGTAGCATGGAGTGTATTGTCCGATTCCCGATTAAAGAAGAATATTCGTGAAGATGTGGCGGGACTGGATTTCGTGCTTAAGCTAAGACCGGTTTCTTATAATTACGATGACAAATTGTTTGTGGATGAAGCATTCGAATTGATAGATAATTCTGAGGCTAAACGATTACGTCATAACGGTTTCATCGCTCAGGAAGTGGATAATGCTGCTAAAACCTTGGGATTCGATTTCATCGGGGTTGATACGCCTAAAAATTCGGAAGATCACTACGGTCTTCGCTATGCGATGTTTGTTGTACCCCTCGTAAAGTCGGTACAGGAGCAGCAACTACAAATTGAGGCTCAAAATGATAAAATAATCGAATTGAGCGATAAAATTTCGGAAATGGATGCCTTGCTTAAGGTACAGCAGCAGGAGTTTGCAGCCTTGAAATCGTTAGTTAGCAAGCTAACTTCCGAACAATAA
- a CDS encoding tail fiber domain-containing protein: MKNKIVQLILILIFTTSYSQVGIGTVVPDASAVLDISAGDKGILIPQVSLGDVTDTMLDGVNTAATGLLIYNTNAGVTGGTGVGYYYYNGTTWERLVTTATSTVDIDWYEEGTTSAPNDINDDMYTLGNLAIGKNTADYPLEVDTTTDTRGINASVGGTTNGSVYGGYFTNSNTGSGSNLGVAAELTSTSGTQQIGFYSVLNGDSDGASYGFRSLMTGDGDGLHYGIFNSLSGSGTNAHYGVRNTLSGSGDGAMFGVENTMINSGNGLHYGVNNNIQGTGSGTHYGISNTLSGAGTGQQIGLYNLLSNSGDAFHYGLYNQLTGNGAGTRYGIRNNLSGSGDGVHYGLDNVLTGTGTGTKYGSRNLIQTTAGGDHYGVYSEVLRSTGTTYAGYFLGNVAIGTSGANTYVLPASRGTANQLIQSDGIGNLSWVDPSTIWSSEWIDNGGYLSPADGNSEAVSIGTASTSGTLTVSGGTGSSVISLSGTYINPSPIMNMFNFTSQNGGILINNQINGTTSSGNPIYGMITDYGGLTANSESVYGVYHSFGGSGSSNRIGMWNSFGGNHSGSKYGVYNTFSGASTGVKYGTYTDFSSATDTDVRYGNYVEMDNGNAAKYGSFTNMGEGSGLKYGARIEIPNAATGSNYGVSSIALGTSGTHVAIYGSANTTNTSAFAGYFAGKVFTSYRLGIGVGTPSFNLQLNANSAGKPTSSSWTVVSDGRLKTNVRPFTDGLALIDKIDPVWFTYNGKAGMPNETGVGTIAQELQKIAPYMVSNWEYISDDGNSKSNYLGVDYGAMDFILVNAIKEQQAEIKNQQDEIQFLKLQVQELRSILNDVVTDVNNDQN, from the coding sequence ATGAAAAACAAAATAGTACAGCTCATATTGATATTGATCTTTACCACTAGTTATTCCCAGGTGGGTATAGGGACTGTTGTCCCTGATGCTTCTGCTGTTCTTGATATTTCTGCAGGAGATAAGGGAATTCTTATCCCGCAAGTTTCTTTGGGAGATGTTACAGATACTATGCTGGATGGAGTGAATACTGCCGCTACCGGCTTACTTATTTACAATACCAATGCAGGAGTTACCGGGGGTACGGGTGTTGGCTATTATTATTATAACGGAACCACTTGGGAGCGGTTGGTAACAACTGCAACCTCCACTGTGGATATCGATTGGTATGAGGAGGGGACCACCTCGGCACCAAATGATATTAATGATGATATGTATACACTTGGTAACCTCGCTATTGGAAAAAATACAGCAGATTATCCCCTTGAGGTCGACACCACTACAGATACCCGTGGAATAAATGCAAGTGTTGGCGGAACAACCAATGGTTCGGTTTATGGAGGTTACTTTACTAATTCAAATACAGGCTCTGGTTCCAATTTAGGTGTTGCAGCCGAGCTTACATCCACTAGTGGTACGCAGCAGATTGGATTTTATAGTGTGTTGAATGGTGATAGCGATGGCGCGAGCTATGGATTCAGAAGCTTAATGACAGGAGATGGTGATGGATTACATTACGGAATATTTAATTCCCTGTCTGGCTCAGGAACTAATGCACACTATGGAGTAAGGAATACCTTAAGTGGATCAGGTGATGGGGCAATGTTTGGAGTTGAGAATACAATGATAAATTCCGGTAATGGACTCCATTATGGCGTGAATAATAACATACAAGGGACTGGCTCAGGTACACATTACGGTATTTCCAATACTTTGTCGGGAGCTGGTACAGGTCAACAAATTGGATTGTATAATCTTTTAAGTAATTCGGGTGACGCATTTCACTATGGTTTATATAATCAGTTAACGGGAAATGGAGCCGGAACGCGTTATGGCATTCGAAACAACTTAAGTGGTAGTGGGGACGGAGTTCATTATGGTTTGGATAATGTTCTTACCGGAACCGGTACAGGCACAAAATACGGAAGTCGTAACTTAATACAAACTACCGCCGGAGGAGACCACTATGGAGTATATTCTGAAGTATTACGGTCAACAGGTACTACTTATGCCGGCTATTTCTTAGGCAATGTAGCTATAGGAACCTCTGGCGCAAATACTTACGTGTTGCCGGCTTCAAGAGGTACGGCAAACCAACTAATTCAGTCTGACGGTATTGGTAACTTAAGCTGGGTAGATCCTTCCACTATTTGGTCTTCAGAATGGATAGATAACGGGGGGTATTTATCTCCCGCCGATGGCAATTCGGAGGCTGTTTCTATCGGTACTGCATCCACAAGTGGAACCCTTACGGTATCGGGCGGTACCGGAAGTTCAGTAATCTCTCTAAGTGGCACCTATATAAACCCGAGCCCAATCATGAATATGTTCAATTTTACCTCTCAAAACGGGGGTATTTTAATTAACAATCAAATTAATGGAACAACTAGTTCCGGAAACCCAATATATGGAATGATTACCGACTACGGTGGACTAACCGCTAATTCCGAATCAGTTTATGGAGTTTATCATTCGTTTGGTGGCTCAGGTAGTTCTAATCGAATTGGGATGTGGAATTCATTTGGAGGGAACCACAGCGGTTCAAAATATGGAGTTTATAATACTTTCAGTGGAGCTTCTACCGGGGTCAAGTATGGGACATACACAGATTTTAGCTCTGCGACAGATACAGATGTGCGATATGGAAATTACGTTGAAATGGACAATGGTAATGCTGCGAAATATGGGAGTTTTACGAATATGGGGGAGGGTAGCGGACTTAAATACGGTGCTCGAATTGAAATTCCTAATGCAGCGACAGGTTCAAATTATGGCGTGTCCTCGATAGCTTTGGGGACAAGTGGAACCCATGTCGCAATTTACGGTTCGGCTAATACTACTAACACTTCTGCTTTTGCTGGATATTTTGCGGGCAAAGTTTTTACATCATATCGATTAGGAATTGGAGTTGGAACCCCGTCATTCAATCTTCAGTTAAACGCAAATTCGGCAGGAAAGCCCACCTCTAGTTCATGGACGGTAGTATCAGACGGACGACTAAAAACTAATGTTCGACCGTTCACTGATGGACTTGCACTTATCGATAAAATAGACCCAGTATGGTTTACCTACAATGGTAAGGCCGGAATGCCAAATGAGACAGGGGTGGGTACCATTGCCCAGGAACTTCAAAAAATTGCGCCTTATATGGTAAGTAATTGGGAATATATTTCCGATGATGGAAATAGTAAGAGCAACTACCTTGGAGTTGACTATGGTGCTATGGATTTTATTTTAGTAAATGCTATTAAAGAGCAACAAGCTGAAATTAAAAATCAACAAGATGAAATTCAATTTTTAAAATTACAAGTTCAAGAATTGAGATCTATCCTAAACGATGTTGTTACAGATGTAAATAATGATCAGAATTAA
- a CDS encoding beta strand repeat-containing protein, which produces MKKFVLGFILLCSFSISSQVGIGTTTPDPSSSLDITSTDSGVLVPRVSLSDVTTTSLDGTNTAATGLLIWNTNAAVTGGSGVGFYYFNGSNWERISTTAPSGGSDSDWYEEGTTTSPNDINDNQYTLGEVGIGLNTPAYPLDISSSNYNRGINLAFSRISPTTDIAGIYLETNDANSGNTSRGIYNYVRGSAGDKHGVFNRITPTNNGTHVGTRNQVNNSSGGQLYGVYNTLNSSSSTAAQTGTYNQIAVSGTQNRGLYNTVSSGVNSWGVKSVVSGTGILYGMENDVNASGSSGVYGTHNQLSGTGTGTYTGTYNELGGSSTGDKIGNYNLVSSTAAGTHYGLYSEVEKAGSFAGFFTGSVAIGTVSPFGTGTADHYIFPPNRGSNGQLMQTDGSGNLSWVDPAGLSDEDWVVDTSSGTVLYPTNTTDNVAIGKATANARLDVELDGSGATASFTQINSTGTTGALTNMVSGNSGAVNAFVNTLDVAGNGAKYGITNEMSSGTTGASGTKYGLYNMIESSADDTYGTTNDLFGSGNGNHFGTYNNIRGSGTGSKYGSYNILNTSANGNLYGVYSEVLRSTGTTYAGYFLGNVAVGTNTSNTYSLPASRGTNGQIMQTDGSGNVSWVNVPASTDKAALKVRTTSNISGFSNAVETNLILNSVSYNLGGGSYNTTSGTYTIPANGVYEINANFNMNFVTSTNKQMVIMLRVYVNGFVAETQSLQTGSTYLSGYTQNFHYNFHLNLNANDLVAFRFIPVWGGTTPAPYFSSSGTSIAISREY; this is translated from the coding sequence ATGAAAAAATTTGTATTGGGCTTTATTCTTCTTTGTTCATTCTCAATTTCGTCTCAGGTTGGCATTGGAACCACCACACCCGATCCTTCTTCTTCCCTGGATATCACCTCAACAGACTCTGGCGTTTTAGTGCCAAGAGTCTCTCTAAGTGATGTGACCACTACATCCCTGGATGGAACAAATACTGCTGCCACCGGATTGCTTATCTGGAACACTAATGCAGCTGTGACAGGAGGGTCTGGAGTTGGGTTTTATTATTTCAATGGTTCAAATTGGGAACGTATTAGCACAACTGCTCCCTCCGGCGGAAGTGACAGCGATTGGTATGAAGAAGGCACGACTACCAGCCCAAACGATATAAACGATAACCAATATACATTAGGAGAAGTGGGAATTGGGTTGAATACACCTGCGTATCCGCTGGACATCAGTAGTAGTAATTACAATCGTGGAATAAACCTTGCGTTTTCGCGAATTTCGCCTACTACCGACATAGCCGGTATTTATTTGGAAACTAATGATGCGAATTCAGGAAATACATCCCGGGGTATTTATAACTATGTGAGAGGATCGGCCGGTGACAAGCATGGTGTCTTCAACCGTATAACACCTACCAATAACGGGACTCATGTAGGTACGAGGAATCAGGTTAATAATTCGTCTGGCGGACAACTATACGGAGTGTACAACACTTTGAACAGCAGTTCCTCCACGGCAGCTCAAACGGGTACTTATAACCAAATTGCAGTATCCGGAACCCAAAATCGCGGGTTATATAATACAGTTAGCTCGGGGGTTAATTCCTGGGGGGTCAAGTCTGTAGTGTCCGGAACAGGGATACTGTATGGGATGGAGAACGATGTGAATGCGAGTGGTTCGTCTGGGGTATATGGCACCCATAATCAACTAAGCGGAACCGGAACCGGCACTTATACGGGAACGTACAACGAGTTGGGTGGTTCCAGTACGGGCGATAAGATTGGTAATTATAACCTGGTGTCTTCTACGGCAGCAGGGACGCATTACGGACTTTATTCTGAAGTTGAGAAAGCTGGCAGTTTTGCAGGATTCTTTACAGGTTCTGTTGCAATAGGAACTGTTTCACCCTTCGGAACAGGAACAGCAGATCACTATATATTTCCTCCAAACAGAGGCAGTAACGGACAGCTGATGCAAACTGATGGTTCGGGTAACCTTAGTTGGGTGGATCCGGCGGGCTTGAGTGATGAGGATTGGGTTGTCGATACCTCCTCAGGGACAGTATTATACCCCACCAATACTACAGACAACGTAGCTATAGGTAAAGCCACCGCAAACGCCAGGTTGGATGTTGAACTGGATGGGTCTGGGGCAACCGCATCCTTCACACAAATAAATTCGACTGGTACAACCGGTGCGCTAACAAATATGGTAAGTGGAAATTCGGGTGCGGTAAACGCCTTTGTAAATACCCTGGATGTCGCAGGAAATGGCGCCAAATACGGTATCACCAACGAGATGAGTTCCGGAACTACCGGAGCCTCAGGAACCAAATACGGACTTTACAATATGATCGAGAGCTCGGCAGATGACACCTATGGTACCACAAATGATCTGTTTGGGTCTGGTAATGGAAATCATTTTGGCACCTACAATAATATAAGAGGCTCGGGTACCGGAAGTAAATACGGAAGTTATAACATCCTTAATACTTCGGCTAATGGCAATCTGTATGGTGTGTATTCGGAGGTGCTTCGAAGTACAGGAACTACCTATGCGGGATATTTCTTGGGGAATGTAGCTGTAGGAACCAACACCTCTAATACTTATAGTTTACCGGCGTCCAGGGGAACAAACGGACAGATCATGCAAACCGATGGCAGCGGGAATGTGAGTTGGGTCAATGTTCCAGCATCTACCGATAAGGCCGCATTAAAAGTAAGAACCACCTCCAATATATCTGGTTTCAGTAATGCAGTTGAGACCAACCTGATACTAAATAGTGTTTCATATAATTTAGGAGGAGGCTCCTATAACACCACTTCCGGTACCTATACCATACCTGCCAACGGGGTATATGAAATCAACGCCAATTTCAATATGAATTTCGTTACTTCAACAAACAAACAAATGGTAATAATGCTTAGGGTGTATGTAAATGGCTTTGTTGCAGAGACGCAAAGTCTTCAAACAGGATCGACCTATCTGTCTGGTTATACGCAGAATTTTCATTATAATTTTCATTTGAACCTTAATGCCAACGACCTGGTTGCATTTCGATTTATACCCGTATGGGGAGGAACTACGCCGGCACCTTATTTTAGTTCATCAGGAACGAGCATTGCTATATCAAGAGAGTATTAA
- a CDS encoding aminotransferase class I/II-fold pyridoxal phosphate-dependent enzyme, producing MTFKPANKIQDLQYFGEFGGVNPSISDSSTYTFLSAKKMFDTFEGNAEGCYLYSRHSSPSALYLGEALAAMEDTETATVTATGMGAIVPAIMQLCSAGDHIVASRTIYGGTYAFLKNMAPKYNITTTFVDITKPEAVEAAIGPNTKVVYCESVSNPLLEIADIAELGTITRKHNLKLLVDNTFSPMSVSPAKLGADVVLHSLTKFINGSSDTMGGVICGSQEFIDELRNVNDGACMLMGASMDSLRAASILKNLRTLHIRMKQHSANAMYLAEKFEADGLKTVYPGLKSHPGHELITRLMNPQYGYGGMLTIDVGSLEKANELMELMQERNLGYLAVSLGFYKTLFSAPGSSTSSEIPEEEQMEMGLSDGLIRFSIGLDNDIERTYRSMRRCMKEVGVYPINEVTNSSIV from the coding sequence ATGACATTCAAACCTGCTAATAAAATTCAGGATCTTCAGTATTTTGGTGAATTTGGAGGTGTTAATCCATCTATTTCAGATTCATCAACCTATACCTTTCTTTCAGCTAAAAAAATGTTCGACACCTTCGAGGGGAATGCCGAAGGTTGTTATCTGTATTCCAGACATAGTTCCCCAAGTGCACTTTATTTGGGTGAAGCACTGGCAGCGATGGAAGATACGGAAACGGCTACCGTTACTGCAACGGGCATGGGAGCTATCGTACCGGCCATTATGCAATTGTGTAGTGCGGGAGATCATATAGTAGCTAGCCGAACCATCTACGGCGGGACGTATGCATTTTTAAAGAATATGGCCCCGAAATACAACATCACAACCACTTTTGTGGATATCACAAAGCCCGAGGCGGTAGAAGCGGCTATAGGCCCTAATACCAAAGTGGTCTATTGCGAGAGTGTAAGCAACCCCTTACTCGAGATCGCAGATATAGCAGAACTTGGTACAATTACCCGAAAGCACAACTTAAAATTGCTGGTGGATAATACGTTTTCCCCAATGTCTGTTTCACCGGCAAAATTAGGTGCCGATGTTGTACTACACAGCCTTACAAAATTTATAAATGGCAGCAGTGATACCATGGGCGGTGTTATATGTGGTTCCCAGGAATTCATTGATGAACTTCGAAATGTGAACGACGGAGCCTGTATGCTTATGGGTGCGTCAATGGACAGCCTTAGGGCAGCTTCCATTTTAAAGAATCTACGGACTTTGCACATCAGGATGAAACAACATAGCGCCAATGCTATGTATCTGGCAGAGAAATTTGAAGCCGACGGTTTAAAAACTGTGTATCCCGGCCTGAAATCGCATCCCGGTCATGAATTGATCACTCGCCTCATGAATCCGCAATACGGTTATGGTGGTATGCTTACTATTGATGTAGGCAGTCTGGAAAAGGCAAACGAACTTATGGAACTTATGCAGGAGCGTAACCTGGGTTACCTTGCTGTAAGTCTTGGTTTTTATAAAACTCTTTTCAGTGCACCGGGGAGTTCTACTTCATCCGAAATTCCGGAAGAGGAACAGATGGAAATGGGACTTAGCGATGGCCTTATCCGTTTTTCTATCGGGCTGGATAACGACATAGAAAGGACCTATAGAAGCATGAGAAGATGTATGAAAGAGGTTGGTGTTTATCCAATAAATGAAGTTACCAACTCTTCGATTGTTTAA